Proteins from a single region of Desulfobacter postgatei 2ac9:
- the rsgA gene encoding ribosome small subunit-dependent GTPase A, whose amino-acid sequence MSNKNSLQQDNNFKYLSHLGWSSHFQTQLKRFDKNSFFPARVTGVRKRYFFINDGKKEILATPAGKLQQENSSTYPVVGDWVLVRQTAIEGILSRKNALTRGAAGMHSRKTGEYREQTIAANLDSVFIVTGLDRDFNLRRLERYLTLVYNCELTPVIILTKGDLHQDPEHFVNEAESIAFGVPVHLVSAFNDSGLSELTPYLAHGRTSVMVGSSGTGKSTLINRLCGENVQATGEVSASVGKGTHTTTSRDLIMMPQGGMIIDNPGIREISFWDIDQGVESTFPEIEEFAAGCRFSDCTHAHEPGCRVLQAVQEGELTEARLENYLKMKRELEYICARKNKSADRVEKERWRDVSMNIKSINKKKSFE is encoded by the coding sequence ATGAGCAACAAAAATTCATTACAACAAGACAATAATTTTAAATATCTCTCCCATTTGGGCTGGTCATCCCATTTCCAGACACAGCTGAAAAGGTTTGACAAAAATTCTTTTTTTCCGGCCCGGGTAACCGGGGTCAGGAAAAGATATTTTTTTATCAATGACGGTAAAAAAGAGATCCTGGCAACCCCGGCCGGCAAACTTCAACAGGAGAACAGCAGCACATACCCGGTGGTCGGCGACTGGGTGTTGGTCAGACAAACCGCTATAGAAGGGATATTGTCGCGAAAAAATGCACTGACCCGAGGCGCTGCAGGCATGCATAGCCGAAAAACAGGCGAGTACCGGGAACAGACAATCGCGGCCAATCTTGACAGCGTATTCATAGTTACCGGCCTTGATCGCGATTTTAACCTGCGCCGCCTGGAGCGCTACCTGACCCTGGTTTATAATTGCGAACTGACCCCGGTAATTATCCTGACAAAGGGAGATCTTCACCAGGATCCCGAACATTTTGTAAACGAAGCGGAATCTATCGCATTCGGCGTGCCCGTACATCTGGTATCTGCGTTCAATGATTCAGGACTTTCCGAGTTGACGCCCTATCTGGCGCATGGCCGGACGAGCGTTATGGTGGGATCTTCCGGCACAGGCAAATCAACCCTGATCAACCGGCTGTGCGGTGAAAACGTCCAGGCCACCGGCGAGGTTAGCGCCAGTGTCGGAAAAGGAACGCACACCACCACATCCCGGGATCTGATCATGATGCCCCAGGGCGGAATGATCATTGACAATCCGGGCATCCGTGAAATCAGTTTCTGGGATATTGACCAGGGGGTTGAATCTACCTTCCCGGAAATAGAAGAGTTCGCGGCCGGATGCCGTTTTTCAGACTGCACCCACGCCCATGAACCCGGCTGCCGGGTTCTCCAAGCTGTCCAGGAAGGAGAGTTGACCGAAGCCAGACTGGAAAACTACCTTAAAATGAAACGAGAGCTGGAATATATCTGCGCCCGAAAAAACAAAAGCGCAGATCGTGTGGAAAAGGAGAGATGGAGAGATGTATCCATGAATATCAAATCCATAAACAAAAAGAAGTCCTTTGAATAA
- a CDS encoding FKBP-type peptidyl-prolyl cis-trans isomerase — protein sequence MSEAIKSGDTIAVDYTGKFENGDVFDSSEGRQPLTFTVDTGMLIKGFDQAVIGMKKGESKTVTIPPEMGYGPRDEEAMVEIPRAQFPQDMALTEGLELQLQNPAGQPVPARIASINETNVTMDVNHFLAGKTLVFDITIAETGLEPPAGSCGTKSGGCDSGCCGSCKCN from the coding sequence ATGAGCGAAGCGATTAAATCAGGGGATACCATTGCTGTGGATTATACAGGAAAATTTGAAAACGGGGATGTGTTCGACTCTTCCGAAGGCAGGCAGCCGCTGACCTTCACCGTTGATACAGGCATGCTGATCAAAGGCTTTGACCAAGCCGTCATCGGTATGAAAAAAGGGGAATCAAAAACCGTAACCATTCCGCCTGAAATGGGATACGGCCCAAGAGACGAGGAGGCCATGGTGGAGATCCCAAGGGCCCAGTTCCCACAGGATATGGCGCTGACAGAAGGGCTTGAGCTTCAGCTTCAGAATCCTGCAGGCCAACCGGTTCCTGCGCGCATAGCAAGTATAAACGAAACAAATGTCACCATGGACGTAAATCATTTTCTGGCCGGAAAAACCCTTGTTTTTGATATCACCATTGCTGAAACCGGACTGGAGCCCCCGGCCGGCAGCTGTGGAACCAAAAGCGGGGGCTGCGATTCGGGGTGCTGCGGATCCTGTAAGTGTAATTAA
- the asnS gene encoding asparagine--tRNA ligase — MKRTKIKAVLDMAASPGEVFVQGWVRTKRDAKDFSFIELNDGSCLANIQVIAGKGLPKYGQVEKLTTGSAAGVTGQLAASPGKGQKWEIQATTVDVISIAPETYPLQKKRHTDEFLRSIAHLRPRTNKYGAAFRIRSRMAQAIHTFYLDKGFHYLHSPLITGSDCEGAGEMFRVTALDPADVQKQGKMDFSRDFFGQEANLTVSGQLSAEMFALALGDVYTFSPTFRAENSNTRRHAAEFWMLEPEMAFCDLEGDMDHAEELVKYLVSYAMEHCKEDLDLFMRFVDKTLGQQLETLISKPFARLSYTDAVEILKKCGKTFEYPVEYGIDLQSEHERFLAEEHFKRPVFLTDYPRQIKPFYMRMNDDGQTVAAMDLLVPGIGELIGGSQREERLNVLDARMDEIGLDKDPYWWYLDSRRFGTVPHAGFGMGFERFLMMITGISNIRDVIAFPRTPGSIDF; from the coding sequence ATGAAAAGAACCAAGATAAAGGCTGTACTGGATATGGCCGCCTCACCGGGTGAGGTTTTTGTACAGGGATGGGTCCGGACCAAAAGGGACGCAAAAGATTTTAGTTTTATTGAACTCAATGACGGTTCCTGTCTGGCCAATATCCAGGTGATTGCCGGAAAGGGCCTGCCTAAATACGGTCAGGTGGAAAAACTGACCACAGGTTCTGCGGCCGGGGTAACCGGGCAGCTGGCGGCATCGCCCGGCAAGGGCCAGAAATGGGAAATCCAGGCCACGACCGTGGATGTAATCAGCATTGCGCCGGAAACTTATCCGTTGCAGAAAAAGCGGCATACCGACGAGTTTTTGCGCAGCATTGCCCACCTTCGGCCCCGGACCAACAAATACGGTGCCGCTTTCAGGATCAGATCCCGGATGGCCCAGGCCATTCATACCTTTTATCTGGACAAGGGATTTCATTATCTTCACTCCCCGTTGATCACAGGCTCTGACTGCGAGGGTGCAGGAGAAATGTTCCGGGTCACCGCCCTTGATCCGGCTGATGTTCAAAAACAGGGGAAAATGGATTTTTCCAGGGATTTTTTCGGCCAGGAGGCCAATCTCACCGTATCCGGACAGCTCTCTGCCGAAATGTTTGCCCTTGCCCTGGGTGATGTCTATACATTTAGCCCAACCTTCAGGGCGGAAAATTCCAATACCCGGCGCCATGCCGCAGAATTCTGGATGCTGGAACCGGAAATGGCCTTTTGTGATCTTGAGGGCGATATGGACCATGCCGAAGAACTGGTTAAATATTTGGTCAGCTATGCCATGGAACACTGCAAAGAGGATCTGGACCTGTTCATGCGTTTTGTGGACAAAACCCTGGGCCAGCAGCTGGAAACACTCATCAGTAAGCCCTTTGCCCGGCTCTCTTACACTGACGCCGTGGAGATTTTGAAAAAATGCGGCAAAACATTTGAATATCCGGTTGAGTACGGCATTGACCTGCAGTCTGAACACGAGCGGTTTCTGGCTGAAGAACATTTTAAGAGACCGGTATTTCTTACTGATTATCCAAGACAGATCAAACCCTTTTACATGCGCATGAACGATGACGGCCAAACCGTAGCTGCCATGGATCTTCTGGTTCCGGGCATCGGCGAACTCATCGGGGGCAGTCAGCGCGAGGAGCGCTTAAACGTGTTGGATGCCCGGATGGATGAGATTGGTCTTGATAAAGATCCCTACTGGTGGTACCTGGATTCCCGCAGGTTCGGCACCGTGCCCCACGCAGGCTTTGGCATGGGGTTTGAGCGGTTTTTAATGATGATTACCGGAATTTCCAATATCCGGGATGTGATTGCATTTCCCAGAACCCCGGGTTCCATTGATTTTTAG
- a CDS encoding CCA tRNA nucleotidyltransferase, with translation MRSVFDILGTIQASNPVSSILETLWTAGFQAFLAGGAVRDALLGIVPGDVDILTNALPQDLARLFADQDSKYVGKSFAVTLVNKVEVATCRPADSKAMDAGHTFPTSDLGRRDLTINSMAWDPETRTLADPFDGQKDIENRTIRFTRDPFDRIEEDPVRMVRACRFAARFGFKIEPDAFNAIRAHVHKITAQWNADRIQREIVKAMGMDKPSGFFNLLHDTGLLAHILPSLDRCYGLDGGPHHAETVFEHNLLVGDALPASRPILRLAGFLHDTGKMDALEIKEGRNTFPGHQKCTRAMMADLERLRFSKKEIDYIYALVRGHMRPLKADTSPKAVRRLLAMLDDLNLSYQDFLRMRIADKKGNLNPVKKPYSLGDIRLRLGKILDAINAQTPFNMNDLDISGRDIQDILGLSQGPAIGKVKAFLFEQVLDDPALNQKQTLEDLVRQMARNHFTDSDGKAIN, from the coding sequence ATGCGTTCAGTTTTCGACATCCTGGGCACCATCCAGGCGAGTAATCCCGTCTCCTCCATCCTTGAAACGCTTTGGACCGCAGGCTTTCAAGCCTTTCTGGCCGGAGGGGCCGTCCGGGACGCCCTTTTGGGCATAGTGCCCGGGGATGTGGATATTCTGACCAATGCCCTGCCCCAAGACCTGGCCAGGCTGTTTGCCGACCAGGATTCTAAATATGTGGGAAAATCCTTTGCCGTCACCCTGGTCAACAAGGTGGAGGTAGCGACCTGCAGACCCGCAGACAGCAAAGCTATGGATGCCGGGCATACCTTTCCGACCAGCGACCTTGGCCGCCGGGATCTCACCATCAACAGCATGGCCTGGGACCCCGAAACCCGGACCCTGGCAGACCCCTTTGACGGACAAAAGGACATTGAGAACAGGACGATCCGGTTCACCCGGGATCCGTTTGATCGGATCGAAGAAGACCCCGTGCGCATGGTCAGGGCCTGCCGGTTTGCTGCCCGTTTCGGGTTTAAAATTGAGCCGGACGCCTTTAATGCCATCCGTGCCCATGTCCATAAAATTACTGCCCAATGGAACGCAGACCGGATTCAAAGGGAAATTGTCAAGGCAATGGGTATGGACAAACCTTCGGGGTTTTTTAATCTACTTCATGATACAGGTCTTCTTGCGCACATTTTGCCGAGCCTTGACCGGTGCTATGGTCTGGACGGCGGTCCCCACCACGCCGAAACCGTATTTGAGCATAACCTTCTGGTGGGAGATGCCCTGCCGGCATCCAGGCCCATACTGAGGCTGGCAGGTTTTCTTCATGACACAGGGAAAATGGATGCGCTGGAAATCAAGGAGGGCCGGAACACTTTCCCGGGACATCAGAAGTGTACCCGGGCCATGATGGCCGACCTTGAGCGTCTCCGATTTTCCAAAAAGGAGATAGACTATATCTACGCCCTGGTTCGGGGACACATGCGTCCTTTGAAAGCAGATACTTCCCCGAAAGCGGTACGCAGGCTTCTGGCCATGCTGGATGACCTAAACTTGTCCTACCAGGATTTTTTACGCATGCGGATTGCCGACAAAAAAGGCAATCTGAATCCCGTCAAAAAGCCATATTCTCTCGGGGACATCCGCCTGCGTCTGGGCAAAATACTGGACGCCATTAATGCACAGACGCCATTTAATATGAATGACCTTGACATTTCAGGCCGGGACATCCAGGACATTCTGGGCCTCTCCCAGGGGCCGGCCATTGGAAAGGTTAAAGCTTTTTTATTTGAGCAGGTGCTGGATGACCCGGCCCTTAATCAGAAACAGACCCTGGAAGATCTGGTCCGGCAGATGGCCCGAAACCACTTTACAGATTCGGACGGCAAGGCTATAAATTAG
- the amrS gene encoding AmmeMemoRadiSam system radical SAM enzyme: MIRARLYEPLSDGAVKCLACNHYCTIAPGHTGVCGVRENRDGQLFSLVYDRVIAAAVDPIEKKPIFHFKPGSLSFSIAAPGCNFKCRFCQNADISQVRGRGADPFTGRLAGKAMTPEAIVAKAVEQGCQSISYTYTEPTVFFELVLDTAMLAKDAGLANILVTNGFMSPKLLQASAAVIDVANVDLKSFSDGFYTRYCNGRLEPVKQTLKTMVDLGIMVEVTTLLIPGLNDDPNELRQMASFIAGELGPSTPWHLSRFHPAFQLTQTGPTPVETLEKACDIGLSAGLFHVYTGNVPGARENTCCSTCGRIVVKRFGYSVENFLTQTNKCPGCGSPVFGIY, translated from the coding sequence ATGATACGTGCCCGTCTTTATGAACCCCTGTCTGATGGTGCGGTGAAATGTCTGGCCTGCAATCATTATTGCACTATTGCGCCGGGACATACCGGCGTTTGTGGTGTCCGCGAGAACCGGGATGGCCAGCTCTTTTCCCTGGTGTATGACCGGGTGATTGCAGCCGCCGTGGACCCCATTGAAAAAAAACCCATTTTTCATTTCAAACCCGGCTCGCTCTCCTTTTCCATTGCCGCGCCCGGATGCAATTTTAAGTGCCGGTTCTGCCAGAATGCCGATATCTCCCAGGTCCGTGGCCGGGGTGCAGACCCTTTTACAGGCCGCCTTGCCGGCAAGGCAATGACGCCGGAAGCGATTGTCGCAAAGGCTGTGGAACAAGGATGCCAAAGTATCTCCTACACCTATACCGAACCCACGGTTTTTTTTGAGCTGGTCCTGGATACGGCAATGCTGGCCAAGGATGCAGGGCTGGCCAATATCCTTGTTACCAACGGATTTATGAGTCCTAAACTGCTGCAGGCCTCCGCCGCAGTGATTGATGTGGCCAATGTGGATCTTAAATCTTTTTCTGACGGGTTTTACACCCGGTATTGCAACGGCCGGCTGGAACCGGTTAAACAGACGCTGAAAACCATGGTGGATTTAGGCATCATGGTGGAGGTCACCACCCTGCTGATCCCGGGACTTAATGACGATCCCAACGAACTTCGACAGATGGCTTCCTTCATTGCCGGGGAATTGGGGCCTTCGACCCCCTGGCATCTATCCCGGTTTCATCCGGCATTTCAGTTGACCCAGACGGGGCCGACACCTGTGGAGACCCTTGAAAAAGCCTGCGATATCGGACTTTCAGCCGGACTGTTTCATGTGTACACCGGCAATGTGCCCGGTGCCAGGGAAAACACCTGCTGTTCAACTTGTGGCCGGATTGTTGTCAAACGATTTGGCTATTCAGTGGAAAATTTTCTAACCCAGACCAATAAATGTCCCGGGTGCGGGTCGCCTGTGTTCGGGATCTATTAA
- a CDS encoding TIGR03960 family B12-binding radical SAM protein has translation MHEKNYQYILNRVQTPTRYSGNEINTVKKDLSQVDLTFALAFPDLYEIGTSHFGLQILYSILNNREDIAAERFFAPAPDMEALMREKKVPCLSMETRTPLDQFDIIGVSLLYELNFTNILTLFDLSGIPFYADQRDDTFPLIIAGGPCAFNPEPLADFFDAFVIGDGEQVITRVADAVIAFKKQGDGKKKTLLRILSRIEGVYVPSFFTVFRDGEGHQVLTPLYEDHSLIRRAILTELTVEDFPISPIVPFGKPVHDRLRLEIARGCSRGCRFCQAGMIYRPVRERSLEDLLKITQKSLANTGYSDISLLSLSTGDYSQLPTLMEELLLLSQGQCNAISLPSIRAEKLTPQLMELIKSVRKTGFTIAPEAGTQRLRDIINKNLTEESIAKTVENALSLGWKNIKLYFMTGLPFEQMDDIQGIADLSRRLASKYTKGKQMINVSVTCFIPKAHTPFQRHAQMTLEQTREKLQYLKDNLRHPKVNLKWQDPKMSLLEGVWARGDRALSPLLIKAFELGCRLDGWSDRFNFSLWEQAFEATGIDPAFYTSRQRTPGEPLPWDHIDSGIKKAFLESELKKAEQIALTPDCRENACTGCGICNFKTIAPVVQKNNAAQDALSDKSPDKRIGAQPARLPDDAFIKYELKFSKLEDARFFGHLEMATIFERAVKRTGFAVKYSKGFNPSMRISFATALPLGMESEEETLYIYLEKGLKPHRIISGLNTQLPRGIEITNCTLFRKSPQTPIPRDRDTYEISFEAPCIGQPDLDRFLALSEFMVEDISKKGKIRKTNLRKALSSVRLISPIRLEMTLTSYNERIVRPAEILAGGFDVDDTVVQDARIKKLKG, from the coding sequence ATGCATGAGAAAAATTATCAATACATCCTTAACCGGGTCCAGACCCCGACCCGGTATTCCGGCAATGAAATCAACACAGTGAAAAAAGACCTGTCCCAGGTTGATCTAACCTTTGCCCTGGCCTTTCCGGACCTGTATGAAATCGGCACATCCCACTTTGGACTTCAAATTCTTTATTCCATTCTGAACAACCGGGAAGATATTGCAGCAGAACGATTCTTTGCCCCGGCCCCGGACATGGAAGCCCTCATGCGGGAAAAAAAGGTGCCCTGCCTTTCCATGGAGACCCGAACCCCCCTGGATCAATTTGATATCATCGGCGTCAGTCTTTTATATGAACTCAATTTCACCAATATTCTGACCCTGTTTGATCTGTCCGGTATCCCCTTTTACGCGGATCAGCGGGATGATACCTTTCCCCTGATCATTGCCGGCGGCCCCTGCGCCTTTAATCCCGAACCCTTGGCTGATTTTTTCGATGCCTTTGTCATCGGGGACGGAGAACAGGTTATTACCCGGGTGGCAGATGCCGTGATTGCGTTCAAAAAACAGGGCGACGGCAAAAAAAAGACATTGCTCAGGATACTTTCCCGGATTGAGGGCGTATATGTACCATCCTTTTTTACCGTTTTCCGGGATGGTGAAGGCCACCAGGTTCTGACCCCGCTGTATGAGGACCACTCTCTTATCAGGCGGGCTATCCTGACGGAACTGACCGTTGAAGATTTTCCCATTTCACCGATTGTGCCCTTTGGAAAACCGGTCCATGACCGTCTGCGCCTGGAAATCGCCCGGGGATGTTCCAGGGGCTGCCGATTTTGCCAGGCGGGAATGATTTACAGGCCTGTTCGGGAACGAAGCCTGGAAGATCTTCTTAAAATCACCCAAAAATCTCTGGCAAACACGGGCTACTCGGATATCTCCCTGCTCTCTTTGAGCACCGGAGATTATTCGCAACTGCCAACACTCATGGAAGAACTTCTGTTGCTGAGCCAGGGCCAGTGCAATGCCATCAGCCTGCCGTCCATCCGGGCGGAAAAACTGACACCCCAGCTCATGGAACTGATCAAAAGTGTCCGTAAAACCGGTTTTACCATTGCGCCCGAGGCCGGAACCCAGCGCCTGCGAGACATCATCAACAAGAACCTCACCGAAGAGAGCATTGCAAAAACCGTTGAAAACGCCCTCTCTCTGGGCTGGAAAAACATCAAGCTGTACTTTATGACAGGCCTTCCCTTTGAACAGATGGATGATATCCAGGGGATTGCAGATCTTTCCCGGCGCCTGGCCTCCAAATACACCAAAGGAAAGCAGATGATCAACGTATCGGTTACCTGCTTTATACCCAAAGCCCACACCCCATTCCAACGCCATGCCCAGATGACCCTGGAGCAAACCCGTGAAAAACTGCAGTACCTGAAGGACAATCTGCGGCATCCCAAGGTCAATCTGAAATGGCAGGACCCCAAAATGAGCCTTCTGGAAGGGGTCTGGGCCAGGGGAGACCGGGCCCTGTCGCCCTTACTGATCAAGGCATTTGAACTGGGATGCCGCCTGGACGGATGGAGTGACCGTTTCAATTTCAGCCTGTGGGAACAGGCCTTTGAAGCCACAGGCATTGATCCTGCCTTTTATACCTCCCGCCAAAGAACCCCTGGCGAACCCCTGCCCTGGGACCACATTGATTCCGGCATTAAAAAAGCGTTCCTGGAAAGCGAATTAAAAAAAGCCGAACAGATCGCCCTGACACCGGACTGCCGGGAGAACGCCTGCACCGGGTGCGGCATTTGCAACTTTAAAACCATTGCCCCGGTGGTTCAAAAAAATAATGCGGCTCAGGACGCGCTTTCAGATAAAAGCCCGGATAAAAGGATAGGCGCGCAACCGGCCCGCCTGCCGGACGATGCGTTTATCAAATATGAATTGAAATTTTCCAAACTGGAAGACGCCAGATTTTTCGGCCACCTGGAAATGGCGACCATTTTCGAACGGGCAGTCAAGCGCACAGGCTTTGCCGTAAAATACTCCAAGGGGTTTAATCCGTCCATGCGTATCTCCTTTGCAACCGCCCTGCCTTTAGGCATGGAAAGCGAGGAGGAAACGCTTTACATCTATCTTGAAAAAGGATTGAAGCCCCACAGAATTATCTCCGGTCTGAACACCCAACTACCCCGGGGCATTGAGATTACAAACTGCACGCTTTTTCGTAAATCACCGCAAACCCCCATACCCCGGGACCGGGACACCTATGAGATCTCGTTTGAAGCCCCCTGTATCGGTCAGCCCGACCTGGACCGGTTTCTGGCCCTGTCTGAATTTATGGTTGAAGATATCAGCAAAAAGGGTAAAATTCGAAAGACAAATT
- a CDS encoding class I SAM-dependent methyltransferase: MSYEFDFKAAQAYDAFFEKGGARHRLDLEIKLISSLISPIPGKRLLDIGCGTGLSLEPFVDLGMNLTGVDPSAYMLDKAAERLGHRVDLHRGTAEDLPFDDNSFDTALLFFSLEFSNRPAKAIEEACRVAREQVVIGVHNRYAPQNMARRLKGFFFPDMYSHAHFFSVWELKIMMNSILGKVPVKWRTTVQFPFLSGSLISKLESLRFIQWSYWGSFIGMRIKPVPKFRTRPLVLKTRNHKINEPAAGLALGFRIKE, translated from the coding sequence ATGTCATATGAATTTGATTTCAAGGCGGCCCAGGCCTATGATGCCTTTTTTGAAAAAGGCGGGGCCAGGCACCGCCTTGACCTTGAAATCAAACTGATCAGCTCCCTGATTAGCCCCATTCCGGGTAAGCGCCTGTTGGACATTGGGTGCGGCACGGGGTTAAGTCTTGAACCTTTTGTGGATCTGGGCATGAATCTGACCGGTGTTGACCCTTCCGCGTATATGCTGGACAAGGCTGCTGAGCGGCTCGGACATCGCGTTGACCTGCACCGTGGTACGGCCGAGGATCTGCCCTTTGACGATAATTCTTTTGATACGGCATTGCTATTTTTCAGTCTTGAATTTTCAAACCGGCCGGCCAAGGCCATTGAAGAGGCCTGCCGGGTGGCCCGGGAACAGGTGGTCATCGGTGTCCATAACCGGTATGCCCCCCAGAATATGGCCCGGCGGCTGAAAGGTTTCTTTTTTCCGGATATGTACAGTCATGCCCATTTTTTTAGTGTGTGGGAGTTGAAAATCATGATGAACTCAATATTGGGAAAAGTACCGGTAAAATGGCGGACAACCGTACAATTCCCATTTCTGTCCGGAAGTCTGATCTCCAAACTGGAGAGTCTTCGCTTTATCCAGTGGTCTTACTGGGGCAGTTTTATTGGTATGCGCATCAAACCTGTGCCTAAGTTTCGCACCCGCCCCCTGGTCCTGAAAACCAGGAATCATAAAATCAATGAGCCGGCCGCAGGCCTGGCGTTAGGATTCAGAATAAAAGAATGA
- a CDS encoding response regulator has product MVNKSLILTVDDKPQNLQFLGKLLSNNGYEVAMAQSGAQALTFLKSELPDLILLDVMMPEMDGYEVCEKLKAEFPTRNIPVIFLTAKSDAQDIVKGFDVGGVDYVTKPFHSAELLARIKTHIELKTLRGLLPMCSHCKKIRDDKGFWNDVDSYFETHSHVTFTHGICPVCMDKLYKGYDWYKKRKQPDADE; this is encoded by the coding sequence ATGGTCAATAAAAGTCTCATTTTGACAGTTGATGACAAACCTCAGAATCTTCAGTTCCTTGGGAAGCTGCTTTCCAATAACGGATATGAAGTTGCCATGGCCCAGAGCGGGGCCCAGGCACTGACGTTTTTAAAATCAGAATTGCCGGATCTGATCCTTTTAGATGTCATGATGCCCGAGATGGATGGGTATGAGGTTTGTGAAAAATTGAAGGCCGAATTTCCCACCCGTAATATTCCGGTGATTTTTTTAACGGCCAAGTCTGATGCCCAGGATATTGTAAAAGGGTTTGATGTGGGCGGGGTGGATTATGTAACAAAACCCTTTCATTCGGCTGAACTTCTGGCCCGCATTAAAACCCATATCGAACTTAAAACCCTGCGCGGCCTTTTGCCCATGTGTTCACACTGCAAAAAAATCCGGGATGATAAGGGATTTTGGAATGATGTGGACAGTTATTTTGAGACCCACTCCCATGTGACCTTTACCCACGGTATCTGTCCGGTATGCATGGACAAGCTGTATAAGGGGTATGACTGGTATAAAAAAAGAAAACAGCCTGATGCCGATGAATAA
- a CDS encoding aldehyde dehydrogenase family protein, whose product MGETGGKGYIFAHTSADKVGPVTDFTNFVNAVIDEKSFDKIDGYISRAQESLDAEVIIGGQRDKSKGYFVHPTVILAKIPDYESMAEEIFGPVLTVYLYADNDFDATLEILNNTSLYALTGAVFARDRSVINILMNRLTHTAGNFYINDKPTGAVVGQQPFGGARKSGTNDKAGSYLNLIRWTSPRTIKETLVPPKNYDYPFMG is encoded by the coding sequence GTGGGTGAAACCGGTGGTAAGGGTTATATCTTTGCCCATACCAGTGCGGATAAGGTGGGCCCTGTGACTGATTTCACAAACTTTGTGAATGCCGTGATTGACGAAAAATCCTTCGATAAAATTGACGGTTACATTTCACGGGCACAGGAATCGTTGGATGCTGAAGTAATCATCGGCGGTCAGCGGGACAAGTCCAAGGGCTATTTTGTTCATCCCACGGTGATTCTGGCAAAAATACCGGACTATGAATCCATGGCCGAAGAGATATTCGGGCCGGTACTTACTGTGTATCTCTATGCGGATAATGACTTTGACGCCACCCTGGAGATCCTGAACAATACAAGTCTATATGCCCTGACCGGTGCTGTTTTTGCCAGGGATCGCTCAGTGATCAATATCCTGATGAACCGCTTGACCCACACCGCCGGCAATTTTTACATTAATGATAAACCCACAGGCGCCGTGGTCGGCCAGCAGCCCTTTGGCGGGGCCCGCAAAAGCGGTACCAACGATAAAGCCGGGTCCTATCTGAACCTGATCCGCTGGACATCACCCCGGACCATCAAGGAGACCCTGGTACCCCCCAAAAATTACGATTATCCGTTCATGGGATAA
- a CDS encoding aldehyde dehydrogenase family protein, producing the protein MTNSIFIIPKPYNEPVKMYAPGSPERGALSAALGRQMADQVEIPVIINGEEIKTGDVRDVVCPHDHSHVLGKVHMAAIADNLPTSPAMMGNTVVWKPSTTAVLSNYYVMQILKEAGLPGGVINFIPGRGSQIGDILFTHQDFAGMHFTGSTALFQNL; encoded by the coding sequence ATGACAAACAGCATATTTATTATCCCTAAACCCTATAATGAACCTGTCAAGATGTATGCGCCGGGCAGTCCGGAACGTGGGGCATTGTCCGCAGCGCTTGGCCGCCAGATGGCAGACCAGGTGGAAATTCCGGTGATTATCAACGGCGAAGAGATTAAAACCGGTGATGTCCGTGATGTGGTTTGCCCCCATGACCACAGTCATGTGTTGGGTAAAGTACATATGGCAGCCATAGCCGATAACCTGCCCACCTCACCGGCGATGATGGGGAACACCGTTGTGTGGAAGCCTTCCACCACGGCTGTTTTGTCCAACTACTATGTGATGCAGATCCTTAAGGAAGCCGGACTTCCCGGCGGCGTTATCAACTTTATTCCGGGCCGCGGTTCCCAGATCGGTGATATCCTGTTCACCCACCAGGATTTTGCCGGCATGCACTTTACCGGCTCCACCGCTCTCTTCCAGAATCTTTGA
- a CDS encoding YqaE/Pmp3 family membrane protein: MELLKIIMAVILPPVGVFFQVGIGMHFWLNILLTLLGYIPGIVHAIWVIAKNK; the protein is encoded by the coding sequence ATGGAACTTTTGAAAATCATTATGGCCGTTATTCTTCCACCGGTGGGTGTGTTTTTCCAGGTCGGCATTGGAATGCACTTCTGGTTGAATATTCTTCTAACCCTTCTTGGCTATATTCCGGGTATTGTGCATGCCATTTGGGTAATAGCCAAAAACAAATGA